A part of Chitinimonas koreensis genomic DNA contains:
- a CDS encoding substrate-binding periplasmic protein, whose translation MKILIWACTLALLLPAQAAKLTLCGVEWGPFSVPEGDQLVRGISVEIQREAFRRLGIIDLEFRKAPWLRCKTGVQHGSYDAVLDAIPDRDMVAGAVPSAYFPVAVYVRQDCPHDTFSWNAMRGKTVGVVHGYHYPGNIDRFDGWSRDESVDDEQAMVKLKAGRYHHLLSDIFTAPAMSEKVGVPIKMLKPMLGAHGLFLVFGKRNQALADRHAAVLADMIEDGSMDRIYRRYLPYGYTDLQRQLAGLR comes from the coding sequence ATGAAGATCCTGATCTGGGCCTGTACGCTGGCCCTGCTGCTGCCGGCCCAGGCCGCCAAGCTGACGCTGTGCGGAGTCGAATGGGGGCCGTTCAGCGTGCCCGAGGGCGACCAGCTGGTGCGCGGCATCTCGGTCGAGATCCAGCGCGAGGCGTTCCGGCGCCTCGGCATCATCGATCTCGAGTTCCGCAAGGCGCCCTGGCTGCGCTGCAAGACCGGCGTGCAGCATGGCAGCTACGACGCGGTGCTCGACGCCATTCCGGACCGCGACATGGTGGCCGGCGCGGTGCCGAGCGCCTATTTCCCGGTGGCGGTCTATGTGCGGCAGGACTGCCCGCACGACACCTTCTCGTGGAACGCGATGCGCGGCAAGACCGTCGGCGTGGTGCACGGCTACCACTATCCGGGCAACATCGACCGCTTCGACGGCTGGAGCCGCGACGAATCGGTCGATGACGAGCAAGCGATGGTGAAGCTCAAGGCCGGCCGCTACCACCACCTGCTGAGCGACATCTTCACCGCCCCGGCCATGTCGGAAAAAGTCGGCGTGCCGATCAAGATGCTCAAGCCGATGCTCGGCGCGCACGGCCTGTTCCTGGTGTTCGGCAAGCGCAATCAGGCGCTGGCCGATCGCCACGCGGCCGTGCTGGCCGACATGATCGAGGACGGCAGCATGGACCGGATCTACCGGCGTTACCTGCCCTACGGCTACACCGACCTGCAACGCCAGCTGGCAGGCCTGCGCTGA
- a CDS encoding LacI family DNA-binding transcriptional regulator — MSEVPVTVIDVAKKAGVSVMTVSRALSGRGYVAEKTREKVLAVAAELGYAPNLSAKVLKGSRTNVLGLMVSSLESPLIADIIGKVSNVVKRSGRDLLIYNAASLPDMPSRPDVGRLLRGVCDGLLLVLPGSPDSQLAFFEQSPEQVPVVLVGYCRSETALPVVRADNYQGARAATAHLLELGHRRIAFLAGTPFTGQSQAREQGYRDVLAEAGLAASAQVVDGDFQQCTGYEAARRLLAQPQPPTAIFAANDFMAFGAMDAIKASGLRVPEDISVLGFDDVQQASYVFPRLSTVRQPFADISEQAVRLLIQRIEHPDQEAQTIELPSELVLRDSTGPALAAAR; from the coding sequence ATGTCCGAGGTTCCCGTCACGGTGATCGATGTGGCCAAGAAGGCCGGCGTGTCGGTGATGACCGTTTCGCGCGCGCTGAGCGGCCGCGGCTACGTGGCCGAGAAGACGCGCGAGAAGGTGCTGGCGGTGGCCGCCGAGCTCGGTTACGCACCCAATCTGTCGGCCAAGGTGCTCAAGGGCAGCCGCACCAACGTGCTGGGCCTGATGGTGAGCAGCCTCGAGTCGCCGCTGATCGCCGACATCATCGGCAAGGTCAGCAACGTGGTGAAGCGCAGCGGGCGCGACCTCTTGATCTACAACGCGGCCTCGCTGCCCGACATGCCGTCGCGGCCCGACGTCGGCCGGCTGCTGCGCGGCGTGTGCGATGGCCTGCTGCTGGTGCTGCCGGGCTCGCCGGACAGCCAGCTGGCCTTCTTCGAACAGAGTCCCGAGCAGGTGCCGGTGGTGTTGGTCGGCTACTGCCGCAGCGAGACCGCGCTGCCGGTGGTGCGGGCCGACAACTACCAGGGCGCCCGGGCCGCCACCGCCCATCTGCTCGAACTCGGCCACCGCCGCATCGCCTTCCTGGCCGGCACGCCCTTCACCGGCCAGAGCCAGGCGCGCGAGCAGGGCTATCGCGACGTGCTGGCCGAGGCCGGCCTCGCCGCGTCGGCGCAGGTGGTCGACGGCGATTTCCAGCAGTGCACCGGCTACGAGGCCGCCCGGCGCCTCTTGGCCCAGCCGCAGCCGCCGACAGCGATCTTCGCCGCCAACGATTTCATGGCCTTCGGCGCGATGGATGCGATCAAGGCCAGCGGGCTCCGGGTGCCCGAGGACATCTCGGTGCTGGGCTTCGACGACGTGCAGCAGGCGAGCTATGTCTTCCCTCGGCTGAGCACCGTGCGCCAGCCGTTCGCCGACATCAGCGAGCAGGCGGTGCGGCTGCTGATCCAGCGCATCGAGCATCCGGACCAGGAAGCCCAGACGATCGAGCTGCCCAGCGAGCTGGTGCTGCGCGATTCGACCGGTCCGGCGCTCGCTGCCGCGCGGTAA
- a CDS encoding Dps family protein, whose product MDIHLGIDETKRQAIAEGLSRLLADTYTLYLQTHNFHWNVTGPMFNTLHLMFEQQYTELALAVDLVAERIRALGFPAPGTYAAFDRLSTVKEVDGVPPAKEMIAILLKGQEAVVRTARGLLPLVGEVGDEASADLLTQRLQVHEKTAWMLRSLLE is encoded by the coding sequence ATGGACATCCATCTCGGCATCGACGAAACGAAGCGCCAGGCCATCGCCGAAGGCCTGTCGCGGCTGCTGGCCGACACCTACACGCTCTACCTGCAGACCCACAACTTCCACTGGAACGTCACCGGCCCGATGTTCAACACGCTGCACCTGATGTTCGAGCAGCAGTACACCGAGCTGGCGCTGGCGGTCGACCTGGTGGCCGAGCGCATCCGTGCGCTCGGCTTCCCGGCGCCGGGCACCTATGCCGCGTTCGACCGGCTGTCGACGGTGAAGGAGGTCGACGGCGTGCCGCCGGCCAAGGAGATGATCGCGATCCTGCTCAAGGGCCAGGAAGCGGTGGTGCGCACCGCGCGCGGCCTGCTGCCGCTGGTCGGCGAAGTCGGCGACGAAGCGAGCGCCGACCTCCTGACCCAGCGCTTGCAAGTCCACGAGAAGACCGCCTGGATGCTGCGCTCGCTGCTCGAATAG
- a CDS encoding DMT family transporter: MKPSDLAELILLAALWGASFLFMRVAAPAFGPVALIFVRVALATLCLLPVLLWRREAGAIRRHALPLAVVGLLNSALPFCLFAWATLSLSAGFTAVLNATTPLWSALVAYLWLRSPLPATRVAGLAIGFVGVVVLVWGKVSFKPGGDGFAIVAALAATLSYGIAANYTKQKLAGVAPLVVATGSQGAAALMLLPLAAWLWPPQSPPAQAWQAAIALAAACTALAYFLYFRLIAHVGPSKAVAVTFLIPLFAIAWGGLFLAEALTPAMIAGGAVILAGTALAIGLWPPRREG; encoded by the coding sequence ATGAAACCCAGCGACCTCGCCGAACTCATCCTGCTCGCCGCCCTGTGGGGCGCATCCTTCCTGTTCATGCGCGTCGCCGCGCCGGCCTTCGGCCCGGTCGCGCTGATCTTCGTCCGCGTCGCGCTCGCCACCTTGTGCCTGTTGCCGGTGCTGCTGTGGCGCCGCGAGGCCGGCGCGATCCGGCGCCACGCGTTGCCGCTGGCGGTGGTCGGCCTGCTCAATTCGGCGCTGCCGTTCTGCCTGTTCGCCTGGGCCACGCTGTCGCTGTCGGCCGGTTTCACCGCCGTGCTCAATGCGACCACTCCGCTGTGGAGCGCGCTGGTCGCCTACCTGTGGCTGCGCTCGCCCTTGCCGGCCACACGGGTGGCCGGTCTCGCCATCGGCTTCGTCGGCGTGGTGGTGCTGGTCTGGGGCAAGGTGAGCTTCAAGCCGGGCGGCGACGGCTTCGCCATCGTCGCGGCGCTGGCGGCCACGCTGTCCTACGGCATCGCCGCCAACTACACCAAGCAGAAGCTCGCCGGCGTCGCGCCGCTGGTGGTGGCGACCGGCAGCCAGGGCGCCGCGGCGCTGATGCTGCTGCCGCTGGCGGCCTGGCTATGGCCGCCGCAATCGCCGCCGGCCCAGGCCTGGCAGGCCGCGATCGCACTGGCGGCGGCTTGCACCGCACTGGCCTATTTCCTCTACTTCCGCCTGATCGCCCATGTCGGGCCGAGCAAGGCGGTCGCCGTCACCTTCCTGATCCCGCTGTTCGCCATCGCCTGGGGCGGGCTGTTCCTGGCCGAGGCGCTGACGCCGGCGATGATCGCCGGCGGCGCGGTGATCCTGGCCGGCACGGCGCTGGCCATCGGCCTGTGGCCGCCGCGGCGCGAAGGCTAG
- a CDS encoding HU family DNA-binding protein, whose protein sequence is MNQAQLIEAVAAQAAQDGQSVTKADVTRVLVALTGVVQEQLKAGEEVTLPGIGKLKVKDKAAKVGRNPKTGEEIKIPAKRVPAFTAVKALKDSVA, encoded by the coding sequence ATGAATCAAGCCCAACTCATCGAAGCCGTTGCCGCCCAGGCCGCCCAAGATGGCCAGTCGGTCACCAAGGCCGATGTGACGCGCGTGCTGGTCGCCCTGACCGGCGTGGTGCAAGAACAGCTGAAGGCCGGCGAGGAAGTGACGCTGCCCGGCATCGGCAAGCTGAAGGTCAAGGACAAGGCTGCCAAGGTCGGCCGCAATCCCAAGACCGGCGAAGAGATCAAGATCCCGGCCAAGCGCGTGCCCGCGTTCACCGCCGTGAAGGCACTGAAGGACTCGGTGGCCTGA
- a CDS encoding methylated-DNA--[protein]-cysteine S-methyltransferase, with amino-acid sequence METAIPSSEDLDERARAYDTVAAALGWLRSHAERQPSLAELAGHVGLSEFHLQKLFARWAGVSPKRFLQHLAKERARAALRAGDDVLGASLEAGLSGPGRLHDLLVSCEAASPGEVRSGGAGLAIVWGVAATPLGKALLAETARGLCKLAFVDGDESIRLAELRHDWPAAALERDDAAAAKLAQRLFAGYSRPEPVHLFVKGTRFQLKVWEALLALPEGRLTTYGELAARVGQPGAARAVGSAVGANPIGLLIPCHRVIRHDGGLGGYRWGEVRKQALLGLELGRHRPSEAVN; translated from the coding sequence ATGGAAACCGCCATCCCCTCCTCCGAAGACCTCGACGAACGCGCCCGCGCCTACGACACCGTGGCTGCTGCGCTCGGCTGGCTGCGCAGCCACGCCGAACGGCAGCCCTCGCTGGCCGAACTGGCCGGGCATGTCGGCCTGTCCGAATTCCACCTGCAGAAGCTGTTCGCGCGCTGGGCCGGCGTCAGCCCCAAGCGCTTCCTGCAGCACCTGGCCAAGGAGCGCGCGCGCGCCGCGCTGCGGGCCGGCGACGACGTGCTCGGCGCCAGCCTCGAGGCCGGCCTGTCCGGCCCCGGCCGGCTGCACGATCTGCTGGTCAGCTGCGAGGCGGCCAGCCCCGGCGAGGTGCGCAGCGGCGGCGCCGGACTGGCCATCGTCTGGGGCGTGGCGGCTACCCCGCTGGGCAAGGCGCTGCTGGCCGAGACCGCGCGCGGCCTGTGCAAGCTGGCCTTCGTCGACGGCGATGAGTCGATCCGGCTGGCCGAGCTTCGGCACGACTGGCCGGCCGCCGCGCTCGAGCGCGACGACGCCGCCGCGGCGAAGCTGGCGCAGCGCCTGTTCGCCGGCTACAGCCGGCCCGAGCCGGTGCACTTGTTCGTCAAGGGAACCCGGTTCCAGCTCAAGGTCTGGGAGGCGCTGCTGGCGCTGCCCGAAGGCCGGCTGACCACCTATGGCGAGCTGGCGGCACGCGTCGGCCAGCCCGGTGCCGCGCGCGCGGTCGGCAGCGCGGTCGGCGCCAATCCGATCGGCCTGCTGATTCCCTGCCACCGGGTGATCCGGCATGATGGCGGCCTCGGCGGCTACCGCTGGGGCGAAGTGCGCAAGCAGGCGCTGCTCGGGCTGGAACTCGGCCGCCACCGTCCGTCGGAGGCGGTCAATTGA
- a CDS encoding adenylate/guanylate cyclase domain-containing protein: MSDAAELAALLARRRADGADLAAIDAAITARFGRTLAVMFTDLVGFSRAVEAFGIVHFLQLIDEAEALFLPLAAQHGGRCVKREGDSLLLVFAEPADALACARAMVAATVAVNPTRQPETRIEVCIGLGYGTMLCIDDGELWGAELNAASKLGEEIAHGGEILATGPFRDALPQHRFEPHGELFGRRPAYRYREADGSA; the protein is encoded by the coding sequence ATGAGCGACGCCGCGGAACTGGCCGCGCTGCTGGCCCGGCGGCGCGCCGACGGCGCCGACCTGGCGGCGATCGACGCCGCCATCACCGCGCGCTTCGGCCGCACGCTGGCGGTGATGTTCACCGACCTGGTCGGCTTCTCGCGCGCGGTCGAGGCCTTCGGCATCGTCCACTTCCTGCAGCTGATCGACGAAGCCGAGGCGCTGTTCCTGCCGCTGGCCGCCCAGCATGGCGGCCGCTGCGTCAAGCGCGAGGGCGATTCGCTGCTGCTGGTGTTCGCCGAGCCGGCCGACGCGCTGGCCTGCGCGCGCGCCATGGTGGCGGCCACCGTGGCCGTCAATCCGACGCGGCAGCCGGAGACGCGCATCGAGGTCTGCATCGGCCTGGGCTACGGCACCATGCTGTGCATCGACGACGGCGAGCTGTGGGGCGCCGAGCTCAATGCCGCGTCCAAGCTCGGCGAAGAGATCGCCCACGGCGGCGAGATCCTGGCCACCGGCCCGTTCCGCGATGCGCTGCCGCAGCATCGGTTCGAGCCGCACGGCGAGCTGTTCGGCCGCCGGCCGGCCTACCGCTACCGCGAGGCCGACGGCTCCGCCTGA
- the pcaC gene encoding 4-carboxymuconolactone decarboxylase — MSEQFERGLKVRREVMGDAFVDKAFAEADDFTRPLQHFITEQAWGTVWNRDGLDRKTRSLITLAMLAALGRAQELKGHVRGALNNGASVDEIREVLMHSAVYAGVPMCVDAFRAAREVIAAAGAADAAAASATNDEPPR; from the coding sequence ATGAGCGAACAATTCGAACGCGGCCTCAAGGTGCGCCGCGAGGTGATGGGCGACGCCTTCGTCGACAAGGCCTTCGCCGAGGCCGACGATTTCACCCGTCCGCTGCAGCACTTCATCACCGAGCAGGCCTGGGGCACGGTATGGAACCGCGACGGGCTGGACCGCAAGACCCGCAGCCTGATCACGCTGGCCATGCTGGCGGCGCTGGGCCGCGCCCAGGAGCTCAAGGGCCACGTGCGCGGCGCGCTCAACAACGGCGCCAGCGTCGACGAGATCCGCGAGGTGCTGATGCATTCGGCGGTCTATGCCGGCGTGCCGATGTGCGTCGATGCGTTCCGCGCCGCGCGCGAGGTGATCGCCGCGGCCGGGGCGGCCGATGCCGCGGCGGCTTCCGCGACCAATGACGAGCCGCCTCGATGA
- a CDS encoding mechanosensitive ion channel family protein, with amino-acid sequence MPRYPLLSALLPLPALAAGPAVLPDTLLHALGYAAITIALALAATWLLARLSRRLLAAVVRPLRRPARRLEQRSHHLVRARALLQLLTGLLRLGRLLLLALIVYVTIERCFSYFPATQALSGKLAGWLLDPLKNGALLFARALPDLLFLAVLAICTRYLLRATRYLFREIERGKLRIDGFYPDWAGPTQKIASFLLIVFALMVAYPYIPGSGSDAFKGVSLFIGVLFSLGSTGAVSNIVAGVILTYMRAYRAGDLVRIGEVQGVVISHSLLVTKLHTIRNQEITIPNSVVLQGHVTNLSSSGARRGALVSTAVTIGYDTPWRQVHALLLEAAGATAEVMASPQPFVLQTELQDFYVRYELNAYTDRPERLPFVLSALNANVQDTFNRHGVQIMSPHYYDRARAPVLSPPPHD; translated from the coding sequence ATGCCCCGCTACCCGCTGCTGTCCGCCCTGCTCCCGCTCCCCGCCCTGGCCGCCGGACCGGCCGTCCTGCCCGATACGCTGCTGCATGCGCTGGGCTACGCCGCGATCACCATCGCGCTGGCGCTGGCGGCAACCTGGCTGCTGGCGCGGCTGTCGCGCCGGCTGCTCGCCGCCGTGGTGCGGCCGCTGCGGCGGCCGGCGCGCCGGCTCGAGCAGCGCAGCCACCACCTGGTGCGCGCCCGCGCGCTGCTGCAGCTGCTCACCGGCCTGTTGCGGCTGGGCCGGCTGCTGCTGCTGGCGCTGATCGTCTACGTGACGATCGAGCGCTGCTTCAGCTATTTCCCGGCCACCCAGGCGCTGTCGGGCAAGCTGGCCGGCTGGCTGCTCGATCCGCTCAAGAACGGCGCGCTGCTGTTCGCGCGGGCGCTGCCGGACCTGCTGTTCCTCGCCGTGCTGGCCATCTGCACCCGCTACCTGCTGCGCGCCACGCGCTACCTGTTCCGCGAGATCGAGCGCGGCAAGCTGCGCATCGACGGCTTCTATCCAGACTGGGCCGGGCCGACGCAGAAGATCGCCAGCTTCCTCTTGATCGTGTTCGCGCTGATGGTGGCCTATCCCTACATCCCCGGCTCGGGCTCGGATGCGTTCAAGGGCGTGTCGCTGTTCATCGGCGTGCTGTTCTCGCTCGGCTCGACCGGCGCGGTGTCGAACATCGTGGCCGGCGTGATCCTGACCTATATGCGTGCCTACCGTGCCGGCGACCTGGTGCGCATCGGCGAGGTGCAGGGTGTAGTGATCAGCCATTCGCTGCTGGTGACCAAGCTGCACACCATCCGCAATCAGGAGATCACCATCCCAAACTCGGTGGTGCTGCAGGGCCACGTCACCAACCTGTCGTCCAGCGGCGCCCGCCGCGGCGCGCTGGTCAGCACCGCGGTCACCATCGGCTACGACACGCCGTGGCGCCAGGTGCATGCGCTGCTGCTGGAGGCGGCCGGCGCGACCGCGGAGGTGATGGCCTCGCCGCAACCGTTCGTGCTGCAGACCGAGCTGCAGGATTTCTACGTGCGCTACGAGCTGAACGCCTATACCGACCGGCCCGAGCGGCTGCCCTTCGTGCTGTCGGCGCTCAACGCCAATGTGCAGGACACCTTCAACCGCCACGGCGTGCAGATCATGTCGCCGCACTACTACGACCGCGCCCGTGCGCCGGTGCTGTCGCCGCCGCCGCACGACTGA
- a CDS encoding alpha/beta fold hydrolase, translating into MPATDKLQLFLLPGLLNDARLWQHQVEGLADLADVTVGDLTATDTIPLLAAAALAQAPAGHYALAGLSMGGYVALEMMRQAPNRILGLALLDTSAKPDTAEASANRRKLIEQSGHDFGGVIASLLPKMFTPEGAEPGSENAQLFTEMAHKVGRDGFVRQQQAIMGRPDSREDLPRIACPTLVLCGRQDTLTPPELHAEMASMIPDATLEMVDGAGHLSPLEQPDAVTTALRAWLRRLQPAIYPLDGVQGVHGDSPARDLP; encoded by the coding sequence ATGCCTGCCACCGACAAGCTCCAGCTGTTTCTGCTGCCCGGCCTGCTCAACGACGCCCGGCTGTGGCAGCACCAGGTCGAAGGCCTGGCCGACCTCGCCGACGTGACGGTCGGCGACCTCACCGCCACCGACACCATTCCGCTGCTGGCCGCCGCCGCGCTGGCCCAGGCGCCGGCCGGCCACTACGCGCTGGCCGGGCTGTCGATGGGCGGCTACGTGGCGCTCGAGATGATGCGCCAGGCGCCCAACCGCATCCTCGGCCTGGCCCTGCTCGATACCAGCGCCAAGCCCGACACGGCCGAGGCCAGCGCCAACCGGCGCAAGCTGATCGAGCAGTCCGGGCACGACTTCGGCGGCGTGATCGCCTCGCTGCTGCCCAAGATGTTCACGCCGGAGGGCGCCGAGCCCGGCAGCGAGAACGCCCAGCTGTTCACCGAGATGGCGCACAAGGTCGGCCGCGACGGTTTCGTGCGCCAGCAGCAGGCGATCATGGGCCGGCCCGACAGCCGCGAGGACCTGCCGCGCATCGCCTGCCCGACCCTGGTGCTGTGCGGCCGGCAGGACACGCTGACGCCGCCCGAGCTGCATGCCGAGATGGCGTCGATGATCCCCGACGCGACGCTGGAGATGGTCGACGGCGCCGGCCACCTGTCGCCGCTCGAGCAGCCGGACGCGGTCACCACCGCCTTGCGCGCCTGGCTGCGGCGGCTGCAACCGGCGATCTATCCGCTCGATGGGGTGCAGGGGGTGCATGGCGATTCGCCGGCGCGGGATTTGCCATGA
- a CDS encoding Lrp/AsnC ligand binding domain-containing protein: protein MRELDRTDRKILTLLQQDGRMALTELAERIGLSTTPTSERVKRLERDGVIEGYYARVNPRAVACAQLVFVELRLAAKSAEIFDQFRREVMKLPNIVECHLVSGDFDYLVKARISDMSQYRTLLGDILLNLPGAVESRSYVVMEEVKETLVLPVAAA from the coding sequence ATGCGCGAATTGGACCGTACCGACCGCAAGATCCTGACCCTTTTGCAGCAGGATGGCCGCATGGCGCTGACCGAGCTGGCCGAGCGGATCGGCCTGTCGACCACGCCGACCTCGGAGCGGGTCAAGCGGCTCGAGCGCGACGGCGTGATCGAGGGCTACTACGCGCGCGTCAATCCGCGCGCGGTGGCCTGCGCCCAGCTGGTGTTCGTCGAACTGCGGCTGGCGGCCAAGTCGGCCGAGATCTTCGACCAGTTCCGCCGCGAGGTGATGAAGCTGCCCAATATCGTCGAGTGCCACCTGGTATCGGGCGATTTCGACTACCTGGTGAAGGCGCGCATCTCCGACATGTCGCAGTACCGCACGCTGCTGGGCGACATCCTGCTCAACCTGCCGGGGGCGGTGGAATCGCGCAGCTATGTGGTGATGGAGGAGGTGAAGGAGACTTTGGTGTTGCCGGTGGCGGCGGCTTGA
- a CDS encoding D-amino acid dehydrogenase, translating into MQVIVLGGGVIGVSTAYYLARAGADVTVLERQDGVALETSFANAGQISPGYSTPWAAPGIPLKAMKWLFQRHAPLAIRPDGSLFQWQWMAQMLANCNDRAYAINKERMMRLSEYSRDCLRALRQETGIGYEERTGGTLQLFRSQQQLDGAARDIPVLEACGVPFELLDEAGCARAEPALAKVPGRVVGGLRLPNDETGDCQRFTTELARRAQAIGVKFRFGCEIDQLLVERGRIAGVALKGGERLQADQYVVAMGSFSRQLVRGLGLNLPVYPTKGYSLTVPIVDPAGAPVSTVLDETYKIAITRFDDRIRVGGMAELGGYDLSLNPRRRETLEMVVGDLFPSGGDIAAASFWTGLRPMTPDGTPIVGRTPYANLSLNTGHGTLGWTMACGSGKLLADIVTGQRPEISTDGLAIDRYGRRAIDARLGSLNPAAA; encoded by the coding sequence ATGCAAGTGATCGTGCTCGGCGGTGGCGTGATTGGCGTATCGACGGCGTATTACCTGGCGCGCGCAGGCGCCGACGTGACGGTGCTGGAGCGCCAGGACGGCGTCGCGCTGGAAACCAGCTTCGCCAACGCCGGCCAGATCTCGCCCGGCTACTCGACGCCGTGGGCCGCGCCCGGCATCCCGCTGAAGGCGATGAAGTGGCTGTTCCAGCGCCACGCCCCGCTGGCGATCCGGCCGGACGGCAGCCTGTTCCAGTGGCAGTGGATGGCGCAGATGCTGGCCAACTGCAACGACCGCGCCTACGCGATCAACAAGGAACGCATGATGCGGCTGTCCGAATACAGCCGCGACTGCCTGCGCGCGCTGCGGCAGGAAACCGGCATCGGCTACGAGGAACGCACCGGCGGCACGCTGCAATTGTTCCGCAGCCAGCAGCAGCTCGACGGCGCCGCCCGCGACATCCCGGTGCTCGAAGCCTGCGGCGTGCCGTTCGAACTGCTCGACGAAGCCGGCTGCGCCCGCGCCGAACCGGCGCTGGCCAAGGTGCCGGGCCGGGTGGTCGGCGGCCTGCGCCTGCCCAACGACGAGACCGGCGACTGCCAGCGCTTCACCACCGAGCTGGCGCGCCGCGCCCAGGCGATCGGCGTCAAGTTCCGCTTCGGCTGCGAGATCGACCAGCTGCTGGTCGAGCGCGGCCGCATCGCCGGCGTCGCGCTCAAGGGCGGCGAGCGGCTGCAGGCCGACCAGTACGTGGTGGCGATGGGCAGCTTCAGCCGCCAGCTGGTGCGCGGTCTCGGCCTCAACCTGCCGGTCTACCCGACCAAGGGCTACTCGCTGACCGTGCCGATCGTCGATCCGGCCGGCGCACCGGTCTCCACCGTGCTGGACGAGACCTACAAGATCGCCATCACCCGCTTCGACGACCGCATCCGCGTCGGCGGCATGGCCGAGCTCGGCGGCTACGACCTGAGCCTCAACCCGCGCCGCCGCGAGACGCTGGAGATGGTGGTCGGCGACCTGTTCCCCAGCGGCGGCGACATCGCGGCCGCCAGCTTCTGGACCGGCCTGCGCCCGATGACGCCGGACGGCACGCCGATCGTCGGCCGCACGCCCTACGCCAACCTGTCGCTCAACACCGGCCACGGCACGCTGGGCTGGACCATGGCCTGCGGCTCGGGCAAGTTGCTGGCCGACATCGTCACCGGCCAGCGGCCCGAGATCAGCACCGACGGCCTGGCCATCGACCGCTACGGCCGCCGCGCGATCGACGCCCGGCTCGGCTCGCTGAACCCGGCCGCCGCCTGA
- the alr gene encoding alanine racemase, which yields MSRPLTATIDLSALRHNYALARRLHGGKVLAILKANGYGHGAVRCAEALAGIADGFGVAAIEEAIQLREAGVQGPILLLEGWFEPAELALIERYELWTALHSLEQIDDIEAAELTRPLTVWVKIDSGMHRLGLAPADFRQAHARLLASGKVGRIVAMTHFSRADELDCATTPQQHACFVETLADLPVETSLCNSGGILGWPALHGDWGRAGVMLYGGTAADRLLPDWPRPVMNFDSRIIAVRELAAGEPIGYGGGFVTERPTRVGVVACGYADGYPRVAPAGTPVLIDGQRGRLIGRVSMDMLTVDLNDHPAAGVGTPVRLWGEDLPACEVAAAAGTIDYELFCNVKRAAFVYHD from the coding sequence ATGAGCCGTCCGCTGACCGCCACCATCGATCTCTCCGCCCTGCGCCACAACTACGCCCTGGCGCGCCGCCTGCACGGCGGCAAGGTGCTCGCCATCCTCAAGGCCAACGGCTACGGCCACGGCGCGGTGCGCTGCGCCGAGGCGCTGGCCGGCATCGCCGACGGCTTCGGCGTGGCCGCGATCGAGGAAGCGATCCAGTTGCGCGAGGCCGGCGTCCAGGGACCGATCCTGCTGCTCGAAGGCTGGTTCGAGCCGGCCGAGCTGGCGCTGATCGAGCGCTACGAGCTGTGGACCGCGCTGCACAGCCTCGAACAGATCGACGACATCGAAGCGGCCGAACTGACCCGCCCGTTGACGGTGTGGGTCAAGATCGACAGCGGCATGCACCGGCTGGGCCTCGCGCCGGCCGACTTCCGCCAGGCCCATGCGCGCCTGCTCGCCAGCGGCAAGGTCGGCCGCATCGTCGCCATGACCCATTTCTCCCGCGCCGACGAGCTCGATTGCGCGACCACGCCGCAGCAGCACGCCTGCTTCGTCGAGACGCTGGCCGACCTGCCGGTCGAGACCAGCCTGTGCAATTCGGGCGGCATCCTCGGCTGGCCGGCGCTGCACGGCGACTGGGGCCGCGCCGGCGTGATGCTGTACGGCGGCACCGCGGCCGACCGGCTGCTGCCCGACTGGCCGCGGCCGGTGATGAATTTCGACAGCCGCATCATCGCGGTGCGCGAGCTGGCGGCCGGCGAGCCGATCGGCTACGGCGGCGGCTTCGTCACCGAGCGGCCGACCCGGGTCGGCGTGGTGGCCTGCGGCTATGCCGACGGTTACCCGCGCGTGGCGCCGGCCGGCACGCCGGTGCTGATCGACGGCCAGCGCGGCCGGCTGATCGGCCGGGTGTCGATGGACATGCTGACGGTGGACCTGAACGATCACCCTGCCGCCGGCGTCGGTACGCCGGTGCGGCTGTGGGGCGAAGACCTGCCGGCCTGCGAAGTCGCCGCGGCGGCGGGTACCATCGACTACGAGCTGTTCTGCAACGTGAAGCGGGCCGCCTTCGTCTACCACGACTGA